The Streptomyces sp. NBC_00440 genome contains a region encoding:
- a CDS encoding 2,3-dihydro-2,3-dihydroxybenzoate dehydrogenase produces MEDAIALVTGAAGGIGAAVVRALGRRGMRVAAVDRDAGRLDEVVGKMVADGHSVEAFPADVTSAAEVEELVDGVESALGPVDHLVNAAGVLRMSPVSQLADEDWAATFAVNTTGVMQVSRAVVKRMVPRSRGAIVTVASNAAGTPRTEMAAYAASKAAATMFTKCLALEVARHGIRCNVVAPGSTDTAMLRSMWHDESGPQATIDGRPDAYKLGIPLGKLARPADIADAVVFLLSEQAGHITMHDLTVDGGATLGV; encoded by the coding sequence ATGGAGGACGCAATCGCCCTGGTCACCGGGGCAGCGGGTGGTATCGGCGCCGCCGTCGTCCGCGCGCTGGGCAGGCGTGGCATGCGAGTGGCCGCGGTGGACCGGGACGCCGGTCGGCTCGACGAGGTGGTGGGCAAGATGGTCGCCGACGGACACTCCGTCGAGGCGTTCCCCGCCGACGTCACCAGCGCCGCCGAGGTGGAAGAACTGGTGGACGGCGTGGAGAGCGCGCTGGGGCCGGTGGACCACCTGGTCAACGCCGCCGGTGTGCTGCGCATGAGCCCCGTGAGCCAACTGGCCGACGAGGACTGGGCCGCGACCTTCGCCGTCAACACCACCGGCGTGATGCAGGTGTCGCGCGCGGTGGTCAAACGCATGGTGCCGCGCTCCCGCGGCGCCATCGTCACCGTGGCGTCCAACGCGGCCGGTACGCCCCGTACGGAGATGGCGGCCTACGCCGCGTCGAAGGCCGCGGCGACGATGTTCACCAAGTGCCTGGCCCTGGAAGTAGCCCGCCACGGCATCCGCTGCAACGTCGTCGCCCCCGGCTCCACCGACACCGCGATGCTCCGGTCCATGTGGCACGACGAGTCCGGCCCGCAGGCGACGATCGACGGCCGGCCCGATGCCTACAAGCTGGGCATCCCGCTGGGCAAGCTGGCCCGGCCCGCGGACATCGCGGACGCCGTGGTCTTCCTGCTCTCCGAACAGGCCGGGCACATCACCATGCACGACCTGACCGTCGACGGCGGCGCCACTCTGGGCGTGTGA
- a CDS encoding DoxX family protein: MASTGRLIIRGVVGGLAIGFGGRKLFGWFGGAGHERTAETFESFGYRNGRVMATLAGATELAAGVGLVTGTATPLAASALIGEMVNAAAVHRRQGLWAENGGYEYPLVLATAAVCLAWDGPGPLSVDSALGRERTGPAWGLGALALGVTTGTAVWRLFRDEEK, encoded by the coding sequence ATGGCGAGCACGGGCCGGTTGATCATCAGGGGCGTCGTCGGCGGACTGGCCATCGGCTTCGGCGGCCGGAAGCTGTTCGGCTGGTTCGGCGGAGCGGGCCATGAGCGGACGGCGGAGACCTTCGAGTCGTTCGGGTACCGCAACGGCCGGGTGATGGCCACCCTGGCCGGAGCCACCGAACTGGCCGCGGGCGTGGGCCTGGTGACCGGGACGGCCACCCCGCTGGCCGCGTCCGCCCTCATCGGGGAGATGGTCAACGCCGCGGCCGTGCACCGGCGGCAGGGCCTGTGGGCCGAGAACGGCGGCTACGAGTACCCACTGGTTCTGGCCACAGCCGCGGTCTGCCTGGCCTGGGACGGCCCGGGGCCGCTCTCCGTCGACAGCGCGCTCGGCCGCGAGCGGACGGGCCCCGCCTGGGGGCTGGGCGCTCTCGCGCTCGGCGTCACCACCGGAACGGCCGTGTGGCGCCTGTTCCGCGACGAAGAGAAGTGA
- a CDS encoding FAD-dependent monooxygenase: protein MAKVVIAGGGIGGLAAALSIARRGHSVVVLERGEHFAELGAGLQLAPNGMHALARLGLGAEVRAHAVHVDELRFMDGVTGEHVTSVPLTEGYRQRFRNPYVVVHRGELHGLLLAACRDTARIELCPSRSVAGYEQDGTSATAVLDNGERITGSALIGADGIHSALRRQLVGDGPPRVSGITVYRAVIPMDQVPERLRWNAVTWWAGPRCHFVHYAIAGGKYLNLAASYDGGATRALAGVPVGEHVIRDLFMVLDETPRQLLGLGEQWKSWVLIDRAPVDDWTDGPVALLGDAAHPMLHYAAQGACQALEDAVVLGDLLDGSGTDFARCFAAYNRLRRDRTAAVQRISRASIALWHPAGAAAAARNAALSGMSPTDLHDQLAWMHGARDFTTDVPPALPHREAAR from the coding sequence ATGGCGAAGGTAGTGATCGCCGGCGGCGGCATCGGTGGGCTGGCCGCCGCGCTGAGCATCGCGCGACGGGGCCACTCCGTGGTGGTACTCGAACGCGGCGAGCACTTCGCCGAACTCGGCGCCGGACTCCAGCTGGCGCCGAACGGAATGCACGCCCTCGCCCGCCTCGGACTGGGCGCCGAGGTCCGGGCCCACGCGGTGCACGTCGACGAGCTGCGGTTCATGGACGGCGTCACCGGCGAGCACGTCACCAGCGTGCCTCTCACCGAGGGCTACCGGCAGCGGTTCCGCAACCCGTACGTGGTCGTGCACCGCGGCGAACTCCACGGGCTGCTGCTCGCGGCCTGCCGCGACACCGCGCGGATCGAGCTGTGCCCGAGCCGGTCGGTCGCCGGATACGAGCAGGACGGCACAAGTGCGACGGCCGTCCTCGACAACGGCGAGCGGATCACCGGCTCCGCGCTGATCGGGGCGGACGGCATCCACTCCGCGCTCCGCCGGCAGCTGGTCGGCGACGGTCCGCCGCGCGTCTCCGGCATCACCGTCTACCGCGCGGTCATCCCGATGGACCAGGTGCCGGAGCGGCTCCGGTGGAACGCCGTGACGTGGTGGGCAGGACCCAGGTGCCACTTCGTGCACTACGCGATCGCCGGGGGCAAGTACCTCAACCTGGCGGCCAGTTACGACGGTGGTGCCACCCGGGCGCTCGCCGGCGTCCCGGTGGGAGAGCACGTCATCCGTGACCTGTTCATGGTGCTCGACGAGACGCCGCGGCAGCTCCTCGGCCTCGGTGAGCAGTGGAAGTCCTGGGTGCTGATCGACCGGGCACCGGTCGACGACTGGACCGACGGCCCGGTCGCCCTGCTCGGGGACGCGGCCCATCCGATGCTGCACTACGCGGCCCAGGGCGCCTGCCAGGCGCTTGAGGACGCGGTGGTACTGGGCGACCTGCTGGACGGCAGCGGAACGGATTTCGCCCGGTGCTTCGCGGCGTACAACCGGCTGCGGCGCGACCGCACCGCCGCGGTGCAGCGGATCTCCCGCGCGAGCATCGCGCTGTGGCACCCGGCCGGGGCGGCGGCAGCGGCCAGGAACGCGGCGCTGTCCGGGATGTCGCCGACCGACCTGCACGACCAACTCGCGTGGATGCACGGTGCACGGGACTTCACCACGGACGTCCCGCCCGCCCTCCCCCACCGGGAAGCGGCACGGTGA
- a CDS encoding class I SAM-dependent methyltransferase: MPAQRTVAPESTAARVALWRAMHVQVDEPPHVLEDEIGLELVAPGENWRRRPDMGKNATSGFRAGVVARARFVEDLVAERFADGVRQYVILGAGLDTFAQRHPERAAEMRVFEIDQYGPQEWKRKRLDELGYGMPEWLRMVPVDFEADEDWWERLVEAGFDQDRPAVLASTGVSMYLTKDAVADTLAKAAKTAPGSAFAMTFLLPPDTVTAGGEKPRHPIRFRSCFTADEMLQLARESGFREVRHLSTADLTERYFAGRPDGLLPEVGESFLLAES, encoded by the coding sequence ATGCCTGCCCAGCGAACAGTCGCGCCCGAGTCGACAGCCGCGCGAGTGGCCCTCTGGCGGGCCATGCACGTCCAGGTCGACGAGCCCCCGCATGTCCTTGAGGACGAGATCGGCCTGGAACTCGTCGCGCCGGGTGAGAACTGGCGCCGCCGTCCCGACATGGGCAAGAACGCCACCAGCGGGTTCCGCGCGGGCGTCGTCGCCCGGGCGCGGTTCGTGGAGGACCTGGTCGCCGAGCGGTTCGCCGACGGCGTGCGGCAGTACGTGATCCTCGGCGCCGGTCTGGACACCTTCGCCCAGCGGCATCCGGAACGCGCCGCCGAGATGCGGGTGTTCGAGATCGACCAGTACGGCCCGCAGGAGTGGAAGCGGAAGCGGCTGGACGAGCTCGGCTACGGCATGCCCGAATGGCTGCGGATGGTACCGGTCGACTTCGAGGCGGACGAGGACTGGTGGGAGCGGCTGGTCGAAGCCGGCTTCGACCAGGACCGGCCGGCGGTGCTGGCCAGCACCGGAGTCAGCATGTACCTCACCAAGGACGCGGTCGCGGACACCCTGGCCAAGGCGGCGAAGACGGCGCCGGGCTCCGCCTTCGCCATGACCTTCCTGCTGCCGCCCGACACGGTCACCGCCGGTGGCGAGAAGCCGCGCCACCCGATCCGGTTCCGCAGCTGCTTCACCGCCGACGAGATGCTGCAACTGGCGCGCGAGTCCGGGTTCCGCGAGGTCCGGCACCTCTCGACGGCGGACCTCACCGAGCGCTACTTCGCCGGGCGCCCGGACGGGCTGCTGCCGGAAGTCGGCGAGTCGTTCCTGCTGGCTGAGAGCTGA
- a CDS encoding isochorismatase family protein, translating to MAGIPPIEPYPMPAAGDLPENVAGWEADPDRAVLLIHDMQRYFLRPFPDTVRKQLVRNTAQLREHCVSLGIPVAYTAQPGGMTDDDRGLLKDFWGPGMQVDPADRRIVDELAAAPDDWQFTKWRYSAFFRSDLRERMARHGRDQLVICGVYGHVGVLMTAVEAFTHDLQTFLVADAIGDFSAEHHRLTLSYAAQRCAVVTTVKEICP from the coding sequence ATGGCAGGAATACCCCCCATTGAGCCCTACCCGATGCCGGCCGCGGGCGACCTGCCCGAGAACGTCGCCGGGTGGGAAGCCGACCCGGACCGGGCGGTGCTGCTCATCCACGACATGCAGCGCTACTTCCTGCGCCCGTTCCCGGACACCGTCCGCAAACAACTGGTGCGCAACACGGCGCAGCTCCGGGAGCACTGCGTGAGCCTCGGCATCCCGGTCGCCTACACCGCCCAGCCGGGCGGGATGACCGACGACGACCGCGGCCTGCTCAAGGACTTCTGGGGACCCGGTATGCAGGTCGACCCCGCCGACCGCCGGATCGTCGACGAACTGGCGGCGGCCCCGGACGACTGGCAGTTCACCAAGTGGCGCTACAGCGCCTTCTTCCGGTCGGACCTGCGCGAACGCATGGCGCGGCACGGCCGCGACCAACTCGTCATCTGCGGTGTGTACGGACACGTCGGGGTGCTGATGACCGCGGTCGAGGCGTTCACCCACGACCTCCAGACGTTCCTCGTCGCCGACGCGATCGGGGACTTCTCAGCGGAGCACCACCGGCTCACCCTCAGCTACGCCGCCCAGCGCTGCGCGGTGGTCACCACGGTCAAGGAGATCTGCCCATGA
- a CDS encoding MFS transporter: MERRWWTLLVVCAAMFMLLIDVNVVVVALPDIQHALDASFGSLQWMTDAYALTLAALLLTAGFLADKYGRRRVFAIGLVVFTGGSLLCGLAPNASVLVLCRAVQGIGGAILSATSLALLAGSFQGRQRGVAFGVWGAVAGIATGLGPLLGGVLTGSVGWRGIFLVNVPVGIAALVVTVCRVDESRAPRGGRIDWPGVVTLTAGLFSLVYGLITASEAGWGGHGVPLWLGLAVLCLVAFAVVERRVPEPMFSLSLLRIPTFLGGSVAAFAMNASLYAVFLYLVLYLQNGLGGSPTATGVRLLAGSAFTFVAAFAAGRLTSRVPVRWLIGPGLGLVGAGLLLMRGLTAGSDWTHLIPGLVVSGIGAGLVNPPLASTAVGVVPPQRSGMASGANQTFRQIGIAVGVACYGTIFVASLHTTLRQRLAGVPALRGRVEQITGAVHQGAADQAVALAPPDVRGALADAIRTGYADSLNAVLLAAGLLALVGGALATVLIRSRDFAAPQPPPAEPAERPGTGVSGGR; this comes from the coding sequence ATGGAACGCCGATGGTGGACGCTGCTGGTGGTGTGCGCGGCGATGTTCATGCTGCTGATCGACGTCAACGTGGTCGTCGTCGCCCTGCCGGACATCCAGCACGCGCTCGACGCGAGCTTCGGCAGCCTGCAGTGGATGACGGACGCCTACGCCCTCACGCTGGCCGCGCTGCTGCTCACCGCAGGTTTCCTCGCCGACAAGTACGGCCGGCGGCGGGTGTTCGCCATCGGACTGGTGGTCTTCACCGGTGGCTCACTGCTCTGCGGCCTCGCGCCGAACGCGTCGGTGCTGGTCCTGTGCCGCGCGGTGCAGGGAATCGGCGGCGCCATCCTGTCGGCCACCTCCCTCGCCCTGCTCGCCGGTTCCTTCCAGGGCAGGCAGCGGGGGGTGGCCTTCGGCGTCTGGGGCGCCGTCGCGGGCATCGCGACCGGCCTGGGTCCGCTGCTCGGCGGCGTGCTCACCGGCAGCGTCGGTTGGCGGGGGATCTTCCTGGTGAACGTGCCGGTCGGTATCGCCGCACTGGTCGTCACGGTGTGCAGGGTGGACGAGTCCCGCGCCCCGCGGGGCGGCCGGATCGACTGGCCGGGTGTGGTGACCCTGACCGCCGGGCTGTTCAGCCTGGTCTACGGGCTGATCACGGCGAGCGAGGCCGGCTGGGGCGGACACGGCGTGCCTCTCTGGCTCGGCCTGGCGGTGCTCTGCCTGGTGGCGTTCGCGGTGGTCGAACGGCGGGTTCCGGAGCCGATGTTCAGCCTGTCGCTGTTGCGCATCCCGACCTTTCTCGGCGGCTCGGTGGCGGCCTTCGCGATGAATGCCTCGCTGTACGCGGTCTTCCTCTATCTCGTGCTCTATCTCCAGAACGGCCTGGGTGGCAGCCCGACGGCCACCGGCGTCCGGCTGCTGGCAGGCTCCGCCTTCACCTTCGTCGCCGCCTTCGCCGCGGGCCGGCTGACCAGCCGGGTCCCGGTGCGGTGGCTGATAGGCCCGGGTCTGGGCCTGGTGGGCGCCGGCCTGCTGCTGATGCGGGGCCTGACCGCCGGGTCCGACTGGACCCATCTGATCCCCGGGCTTGTCGTCTCCGGTATCGGCGCCGGTCTGGTCAACCCTCCGCTCGCCTCGACGGCAGTGGGCGTTGTGCCGCCGCAGCGGTCCGGGATGGCCTCGGGAGCCAACCAGACCTTCCGGCAGATCGGTATCGCGGTCGGGGTCGCCTGCTACGGCACCATCTTCGTGGCGTCCCTGCACACGACGCTCCGGCAGCGGCTGGCCGGCGTACCGGCGCTGCGCGGCCGGGTCGAGCAGATCACTGGCGCGGTGCACCAGGGAGCCGCCGATCAGGCGGTGGCACTGGCGCCGCCGGACGTCCGGGGCGCGCTGGCCGACGCGATCCGTACCGGATACGCCGACTCCCTCAACGCCGTGCTGCTCGCGGCCGGCCTGCTGGCGCTGGTGGGCGGCGCGCTGGCCACCGTACTGATCCGCAGCCGGGACTTCGCCGCCCCCCAGCCGCCACCGGCGGAACCGGCGGAGCGTCCGGGCACCGGGGTGTCAGGTGGTCGCTGA
- a CDS encoding anthranilate synthase family protein produces MTEPTTPAAPDLLDLVLSPRPPAFALIHRPERTGGPVLDVLVGEVSEVAALADIPLPERAEGAGHSVLVMVPFRQLAERGFACPDDGEPLLAMTITAQAAVDCHEALEQLPDLPTGLSGQHFDISDDAYADLVRTVVTEEIGRGEGGNFVLKRSYVAEITDYTPRHGLSLFRRLLQQESGAYWTFIVHTGDRTFVGATPERHISVHGGTAVMNPISGTYRYPPSGPALPEVLSFLDDRKETDELYMVLDEELKMMAGICDGGGRVVGPYLKEMARLAHTEYFIEGRTNRDPREILRQTMFAPTVTGSPLENACRIISRYEPAGRGYYSGAVALIGRDAGGDRTLDSAILIRTADIDRAGRLRIGVGATLVRHSDPASEVAETRAKAAGLLAALQADRPARLADDPRVQAALARRNTGIADFWLTHADRRKSPRPAMRGRRVLVIDAEDTFTAMLYHQLGALGLEVTVRRFDDQYTFDGYELVVMGPGPGDPLDAGHPKIDRLRHAIDRLLAERRPFLAVCLSHQVLSARLGLEVIRKEVPNQGLQREIDLFGRPERVGFYNSFAARSDDDKIEYPGTGVVEISRDPATGEVHALRGPRFASVQFHAESVLTVDGVRITADRIGEVLGQ; encoded by the coding sequence ATGACCGAGCCCACCACGCCCGCGGCGCCGGACCTGCTCGACCTGGTCCTGTCGCCGCGGCCACCGGCGTTCGCGCTGATCCACCGCCCGGAGCGGACCGGCGGCCCGGTCCTGGACGTCCTCGTCGGCGAGGTGTCCGAGGTGGCCGCCCTGGCCGACATTCCGCTGCCCGAACGGGCCGAAGGCGCGGGGCACTCCGTGCTGGTGATGGTGCCGTTCCGGCAGCTCGCCGAGCGAGGCTTCGCCTGCCCCGACGACGGCGAGCCGCTGCTGGCGATGACCATCACCGCACAGGCCGCGGTGGACTGCCACGAGGCGCTGGAACAGCTGCCCGACCTGCCGACCGGGCTCTCCGGCCAGCACTTCGACATCTCCGACGACGCCTACGCCGACCTGGTGCGGACGGTCGTCACCGAGGAGATCGGCCGGGGCGAGGGCGGCAACTTCGTCCTCAAGCGCTCCTACGTCGCGGAGATCACCGACTACACGCCCCGGCATGGCCTGTCGCTGTTCCGCCGGCTGCTCCAGCAGGAGAGCGGCGCGTACTGGACGTTCATCGTGCACACCGGCGACCGGACGTTCGTAGGTGCCACCCCGGAGCGGCACATCAGCGTGCACGGCGGCACCGCCGTGATGAACCCGATCAGCGGCACCTACCGCTACCCGCCGAGCGGCCCGGCCCTGCCGGAGGTGCTCTCCTTCCTCGACGACCGCAAGGAGACCGACGAGCTCTACATGGTCCTCGACGAGGAGCTCAAGATGATGGCCGGGATCTGCGACGGCGGGGGCCGCGTCGTCGGCCCGTACCTCAAGGAGATGGCCCGGCTGGCGCACACCGAGTACTTCATCGAGGGACGCACCAACCGCGACCCGCGCGAGATCCTCCGGCAGACGATGTTCGCCCCCACCGTGACCGGGAGCCCGCTGGAGAACGCCTGCCGGATCATCAGCCGGTACGAGCCGGCAGGCCGCGGGTACTACAGCGGGGCCGTCGCGCTCATCGGCCGCGACGCCGGCGGCGACCGCACGCTGGACTCCGCCATCCTGATCCGCACCGCCGACATCGACCGGGCCGGCCGGCTCCGGATCGGGGTCGGGGCGACCCTGGTCCGCCACTCCGACCCGGCGTCGGAGGTCGCCGAAACGCGGGCCAAGGCCGCGGGGCTGCTCGCCGCGTTGCAGGCCGACCGGCCCGCGCGCCTCGCCGACGACCCGCGCGTCCAGGCCGCGCTGGCCCGCCGCAACACCGGCATCGCCGACTTCTGGCTGACCCACGCGGACCGGCGGAAGAGCCCCCGGCCCGCGATGCGCGGCCGCCGGGTGCTGGTCATCGACGCCGAGGACACCTTCACCGCCATGCTGTACCACCAGCTCGGCGCTCTGGGCCTTGAGGTGACGGTCCGCCGGTTCGACGACCAGTACACCTTCGACGGATACGAGCTGGTCGTCATGGGCCCGGGGCCCGGTGACCCGCTGGATGCCGGACACCCCAAGATCGACCGGCTGCGCCACGCGATCGACCGGCTGCTGGCTGAGCGACGGCCGTTCCTCGCGGTGTGCCTCAGCCACCAGGTGCTCAGCGCCCGGCTCGGGCTGGAGGTGATACGCAAGGAAGTGCCGAACCAGGGCCTCCAGCGGGAGATCGACCTGTTCGGCCGCCCGGAACGGGTCGGCTTCTACAACTCCTTCGCCGCCCGCAGCGACGACGACAAGATCGAGTACCCGGGGACCGGTGTGGTGGAGATCAGCCGCGATCCGGCGACGGGGGAGGTACACGCGCTGCGCGGGCCCCGGTTCGCATCGGTGCAGTTCCACGCGGAGTCGGTGCTCACCGTCGACGGCGTCCGCATCACCGCCGACCGGATCGGTGAAGTCCTGGGCCAGTGA
- a CDS encoding 4-hydroxyphenylacetate 3-hydroxylase family protein, producing MPARTGKQYLDNLKSLDPEIYLNGRRIAHVTEEPVFAGPLRTVAEQYDLQLDPRYVDVCTYVSPTTGERLSRSFQPCRSKEELVAKRRHFQLRAGHTFGMMGRTPDFMNAFVLGWNTNAPVFGELDERFGENARRYYERVRDNDLFLTHVLINPAIDRSKTSSQQEDPFLHLGKVRETDEGIVVRGAKMLSTMAPFAEELVVVPFGGIAPGDDDYAVVFAIPIDTPGLKFICREPVAPAGRTEFDHPLSSRFEEMDCIAVFDDVLVPWDRVVVDGRPGSRDLVNRVLGSDPSVLVVNGARSLASLELLCGIATKIADATGIDTFLHVQEKLGDLISRLETLRTLFHGAEAMAAPLPDGTWVPYLPGIMAFHMQTAPTHRRMVEVIQILAAGNFFYAPSGGDFANEELRPFIDRFVRGRPGVPAEERVRLFKLAWDVAGDGFGQRLMQYVNYYSGDPVRLTAGLYLGADKTEIHRAVDRALAGSDRSLDIPLPPEVLEMAPPPPPTRPLTGMYPAKSQPSS from the coding sequence GTGCCCGCACGCACGGGGAAGCAGTACCTCGACAATCTGAAGTCGCTCGACCCCGAGATCTATCTCAACGGCCGCCGCATCGCACACGTCACCGAGGAGCCGGTCTTCGCCGGTCCGCTGCGGACCGTCGCGGAGCAGTACGACCTCCAGCTGGACCCGCGGTACGTCGACGTATGCACCTATGTGTCCCCCACGACGGGTGAACGGCTTTCGCGCTCGTTCCAGCCGTGCCGGAGCAAGGAGGAACTGGTCGCCAAGCGGCGGCACTTCCAGCTCCGCGCCGGCCACACCTTCGGGATGATGGGCCGGACCCCGGACTTCATGAACGCCTTCGTCCTGGGCTGGAACACCAACGCCCCGGTGTTCGGTGAACTGGACGAGCGGTTCGGCGAGAACGCACGCCGCTACTACGAGCGGGTGCGGGACAACGACCTCTTCCTGACGCATGTGCTGATCAACCCGGCGATCGACCGGTCGAAGACCTCGTCCCAGCAGGAGGACCCGTTCCTGCACCTGGGGAAGGTACGGGAGACCGACGAGGGAATCGTCGTCCGCGGCGCGAAGATGCTCAGCACCATGGCGCCGTTCGCGGAGGAGCTCGTGGTCGTCCCCTTCGGGGGCATCGCCCCGGGCGACGACGACTACGCGGTGGTGTTCGCGATCCCCATCGACACACCCGGCCTGAAGTTCATCTGCCGCGAGCCGGTGGCTCCGGCCGGCCGGACGGAGTTCGACCACCCGCTCAGCAGCCGGTTCGAGGAGATGGACTGCATCGCCGTCTTCGACGACGTGCTGGTCCCGTGGGACCGGGTCGTCGTCGACGGCCGGCCCGGCAGCCGTGACCTGGTCAACCGGGTGCTCGGCAGTGACCCGAGCGTCCTGGTGGTCAACGGCGCCCGGAGCCTGGCCTCGCTGGAACTGCTCTGCGGCATCGCGACGAAGATCGCCGACGCGACCGGGATCGACACCTTCCTGCATGTCCAGGAGAAGCTCGGCGACCTGATCTCCCGGCTCGAAACCCTGCGGACGCTGTTCCACGGCGCCGAAGCCATGGCCGCGCCCCTGCCGGACGGCACCTGGGTGCCGTACCTGCCGGGGATCATGGCCTTCCATATGCAGACCGCGCCGACGCACCGCCGGATGGTCGAGGTCATCCAGATCCTGGCGGCGGGCAACTTCTTCTACGCGCCGTCCGGCGGGGACTTCGCCAACGAGGAGCTGCGCCCGTTCATCGACCGGTTCGTCCGGGGCCGTCCGGGCGTCCCGGCCGAGGAGCGGGTCCGGCTGTTCAAACTCGCCTGGGACGTGGCCGGCGACGGGTTCGGCCAGCGGCTCATGCAGTACGTGAACTACTACAGCGGCGATCCGGTGCGGCTGACCGCCGGGCTCTACCTCGGCGCGGACAAGACGGAGATCCACCGGGCGGTCGACCGGGCACTGGCCGGCTCGGACCGGAGCCTGGACATCCCGCTCCCGCCGGAGGTTCTGGAAATGGCGCCCCCTCCCCCGCCGACCAGGCCTCTCACCGGGATGTACCCGGCGAAGAGCCAGCCGTCGTCGTAG
- a CDS encoding class I adenylate-forming enzyme family protein: protein MLLQRVGNRGIRLGTLFDRAAARHPANVVALDHDLDLAPDLGRRLTVAEIADLVADFASRLWAAGVRPGDRVVVYKTNSFDITLLACMASRIGAVPVLLSPKLDGTTVAELVRRVDRPYLITDQAKLDGELPAAVFGHARRVLLAAGDHPDALRLHDLAGAPRVAPVAMSAHHPTLITHTSGTTGLPKLAVHTGWTLQARYRPQAAAVAPVRKRRPVAMHVSFVHSRLFTAVAIALLRGFPLVLLADDDPRRTADLFARLRPGVVEAHPNTFMRWEELVDDPRRPLAQVKYFSSTFDAIHPRTVQRMLRASRHRMPVFAQLYGQSEAGPVVGRIFTRWRGKGADGRCVGHAFPGMTTVRVVSQDGQPVSEASPGYIEVRTNGRVLTYLGEAERYARQEHDTWWRMGDVGYRTRWGCLHLLDREVDVIPGFGSTLAAEDALFSALDELVEVIIVPGPDGAPVPVVCTRDNKPLDMVAWARATAGLAPMSEPVQWSRADLPQTATTKIKRLELAEALSNGTRDRQTWRR, encoded by the coding sequence ATGCTGCTGCAACGAGTGGGAAATCGCGGAATCCGGCTGGGCACGCTTTTCGACCGGGCGGCCGCCCGCCACCCGGCCAACGTCGTGGCCCTCGACCACGATCTGGACCTGGCACCCGATCTGGGCCGCCGGCTGACCGTCGCTGAAATCGCGGACCTGGTCGCCGACTTCGCGTCCCGGCTGTGGGCGGCCGGGGTCCGCCCGGGGGACCGGGTGGTCGTCTACAAGACGAACAGCTTCGACATCACCCTGCTGGCATGTATGGCGTCCCGCATCGGCGCGGTGCCGGTACTGCTGTCGCCGAAGCTCGACGGCACGACCGTCGCCGAGCTGGTGCGCCGGGTCGACCGGCCGTATCTCATCACGGACCAGGCCAAGTTGGACGGCGAGCTGCCCGCCGCGGTCTTCGGCCATGCGCGCCGGGTGCTGCTCGCCGCGGGCGACCACCCCGACGCCCTGCGGCTGCACGACCTGGCCGGTGCGCCGCGGGTGGCCCCGGTCGCCATGTCCGCCCACCACCCGACGCTGATCACTCACACGTCCGGCACCACCGGCCTCCCGAAGCTTGCCGTGCACACCGGGTGGACACTGCAGGCCCGTTACCGGCCACAGGCCGCTGCGGTCGCCCCGGTCCGCAAGCGCCGCCCGGTGGCGATGCATGTGTCCTTCGTGCACTCCCGGCTCTTCACCGCGGTGGCCATCGCGCTGCTGCGCGGCTTCCCGCTCGTCCTGCTGGCCGACGACGACCCGCGGCGGACCGCCGACCTGTTCGCACGGCTGCGCCCGGGGGTGGTCGAGGCCCACCCCAACACGTTCATGCGGTGGGAGGAGCTGGTGGACGACCCGCGGCGGCCGCTGGCCCAGGTGAAGTACTTCAGCAGCACCTTCGACGCCATCCACCCCCGGACCGTGCAGCGGATGCTGCGGGCCTCCCGGCACCGGATGCCGGTCTTCGCCCAGCTCTACGGCCAGAGCGAGGCCGGGCCTGTGGTCGGTCGGATCTTCACCCGCTGGCGCGGCAAGGGCGCCGACGGCCGCTGCGTCGGGCATGCGTTCCCCGGCATGACCACGGTCCGGGTGGTCAGCCAGGACGGGCAGCCGGTGTCCGAGGCATCCCCCGGATACATCGAGGTCCGCACCAACGGCAGGGTCCTGACGTACCTGGGCGAAGCCGAGCGGTACGCGAGGCAGGAGCACGACACCTGGTGGCGGATGGGCGACGTGGGCTACCGCACCCGGTGGGGCTGTCTGCACCTGCTCGACCGCGAGGTCGATGTCATCCCCGGCTTCGGCAGCACGCTGGCCGCCGAGGACGCCCTCTTCTCCGCGCTGGACGAGCTGGTGGAGGTCATCATCGTGCCCGGCCCGGACGGCGCGCCGGTCCCGGTGGTGTGCACCCGGGACAACAAGCCGCTCGACATGGTCGCGTGGGCCCGCGCCACGGCCGGTCTGGCCCCGATGTCGGAGCCTGTCCAGTGGAGCCGGGCCGACCTGCCGCAGACCGCCACCACCAAGATCAAACGGCTGGAGCTGGCCGAGGCTCTGAGCAACGGGACCCGGGACCGGCAGACATGGCGAAGGTAG